From Mya arenaria isolate MELC-2E11 chromosome 1, ASM2691426v1, a single genomic window includes:
- the LOC128226030 gene encoding tigger transposable element-derived protein 4-like has translation MTGNEELNELVYKWFMDACARLVTVSGPLIQTKAKKYAEELGLTEFKASNGWLESFLTRHNIVFKKQGGERGEVNPTTVAKWLDQIPSLCEGYSPEDIFNMDETGLFYRESSRSTFYTKGEDCAGGKRAKERITVALCASMTGEKLKPVVIGKARKPRCFGSISVDKLPVKYYSNKTAWMHSWCFEDWVKSLDQKMRAANRHILLFVDNAPVHPNITLRNVKLLFFPKNCTSVFQPMDAGIIQTLKLKYRKRQLAHVLSEMDRNSSQTGPEILKV, from the exons ATGACAGGAAATGAGGAACTAAATGAACTCGTGTATAAATGGTTTATGGACGCTTGTGCTCGTCTTGTTACTGTATCGGGGCCATTGATTCAGACCAAAGCCAAAAAGTATGCTGAGGAGTTAGGTCTTACTGAATTTAAGGCTAGCAATGGGTGGCTGGAGTCATTCCTTACTAGAcacaacattgtttttaagaaacAAGGTGGTGAGCGTGGCGAAGTCAATCCGACCACAGTAGCAAAGTGGTTAGACCAGATTCCATCACTTTGCGAGGGGTATTCTCCTGAGGACATCTTTAACATGGATGAGACTGGACTATTCTACCGAGAATCATCGAGATCCACATTCTACACGAAGGGAGAGGACTGCGCCGGTGGGAAACGAGCAAAGGAGAGGATAACAGTTGCCCTCTGTGCCTCAATGACTG GAGAAAAGCTGAAGCCAGTCGTTATTGGCAAGGCACGTAAGCCCCGATGCTTTGGGTCGATCTCTGTGGACAAACTGCCAGTCAAATACTACAGCAACAAGACCGCATGGATGCACAGCTGGTGCTTCGAAGACTGGGTAAAATCGCTTGACCAGAAAATGAGGGCCGCGAACAGGCACATCCTCCTCTTTGTGGACAACGCACCCGTTCACCCGAACATCACTCTGAGAAACGTGAAGCTTCTGTTTTTTCCAAAGAACTGCACATCGGTTTTTCAGCCGATGGACGCTGGCattattcaaacattgaaattaaagtaCAGAAAGAGACAGCTTGCTCATGTGCTGAGTGAGATGGACAGAAACAGCAGCCAGACCGGTCCAGAAATCCTaaaggtttaa